The proteins below are encoded in one region of Segatella copri:
- a CDS encoding DNA-binding protein, whose protein sequence is MILIKLAKNKNKTIKEAYGKYYARPVVTETIGIDELAEHMASHNTPFSKGAIKGLLTDMVSCVKELVLQNKAVKIDNLAIFSIGIINKMGAASIKEWNLAKFVEGYRLRARATGKLSNTQLSLDANAKNAMDLLNSSESAAGDTTQGGGTTEGGGTSQGGSTDGTGNSGDGLE, encoded by the coding sequence ATGATTCTCATCAAATTAGCGAAGAACAAGAACAAGACTATCAAGGAAGCGTATGGCAAATATTATGCGCGACCAGTAGTGACAGAAACCATCGGTATCGATGAACTCGCCGAACACATGGCGAGCCACAACACCCCGTTCTCGAAGGGTGCCATCAAGGGCCTTCTCACCGATATGGTGAGCTGTGTGAAGGAGCTCGTGCTCCAGAACAAGGCAGTGAAGATAGACAACCTCGCCATCTTCTCCATCGGCATCATCAACAAGATGGGAGCCGCCAGCATCAAGGAGTGGAACCTCGCCAAGTTTGTAGAGGGCTACCGCCTCAGAGCCCGTGCTACCGGCAAGCTCAGCAATACCCAGCTCTCTCTCGATGCCAACGCCAAGAACGCCATGGATCTCCTCAACTCTAGCGAGAGCGCTGCAGGCGATACCACACAGGGCGGCGGAACCACTGAGGGCGGCGGTACATCACAAGGCGGCAGCACCGACGGAACAGGCAACAGCGGAGACGGCCTGGAGTAG
- a CDS encoding smalltalk protein: protein MKKVNWKTIINFLITVLTAVASSFCVQNC from the coding sequence ATGAAAAAAGTAAATTGGAAAACCATCATCAACTTCCTCATCACGGTATTAACAGCTGTAGCCAGCTCATTCTGTGTACAGAACTGCTAA
- a CDS encoding N-acetylmuramoyl-L-alanine amidase yields the protein MTQKHRSISLIVIHCSATRVTQDFTFEQLEACHLARGFKSIGYHYYITKDGVVYPGRPESEVGAHARHYNAHSIGICYEGGLDKNGKPADTRTPAQNQALYSLLESLCLSYPDAEILGHRDLPNVHKDCPSFDVKRWLKLVDFHI from the coding sequence ATGACACAGAAACATCGTAGCATTTCACTCATCGTGATCCACTGTTCTGCCACGAGAGTGACTCAGGATTTCACATTCGAGCAGTTGGAGGCCTGCCATCTTGCCCGCGGTTTCAAGAGTATCGGCTATCATTATTACATCACGAAGGATGGTGTGGTATATCCGGGTCGTCCGGAATCGGAAGTAGGAGCCCATGCCCGTCATTACAATGCCCACAGCATCGGCATCTGTTATGAGGGAGGTCTCGACAAGAACGGCAAGCCTGCCGATACGCGCACTCCAGCCCAGAATCAGGCTCTGTATTCGCTTCTGGAGAGCCTCTGCCTCTCCTATCCTGATGCAGAGATACTGGGCCACCGCGATTTGCCGAACGTTCACAAAGACTGTCCGTCGTTTGATGTCAAGCGATGGCTGAAGTTGGTAGATTTCCACATCTAG